Proteins from one Aminivibrio sp. genomic window:
- the glmU gene encoding bifunctional UDP-N-acetylglucosamine diphosphorylase/glucosamine-1-phosphate N-acetyltransferase GlmU yields the protein MSGSEGVTGALVLAAGKGTRMKSDLPKVLLPALDQPVLFYVLRVLERLGAAGSVNASAVVVGHKGEMVRDYLSDEWPGTVPIWQHQQLGTGHAVQIAKEWWAGFDHLLVLPGDVPLLTEAALARLVEDHKKEGADCSFISFRALNPYGYGRVVRSENGVSIVEEKDASEEQKLLSEVNSGVYIFRVSSLLPHIYRLDNENAQGEYYLPDIIAMMVRDGMIVRPVNSGSEDEFRGINTPRQLAEAVSLIREAVVEAHLAAGVRMLDPSSVWIGPRVTIAEDVSVDPFVQIWGRTSIGRGSRIGGFSVLRNMTLGCGAEVVSHAVLSDSTLGDGVKVGPFIVIRDGSVFAEKAQGGKFVEIKKSRIGRGSKVPHLAYMGDAAVGEETNIGAGTITCNYDGVKKNPTVIGDRCFVGSDTMLVAPVTLGDGATTAAGSVVTQDVPEGALAVGRARQRNIEGWAERKRRTANGGHQK from the coding sequence TTGTCAGGCTCTGAAGGAGTCACAGGGGCTCTGGTTCTCGCGGCGGGGAAAGGAACCAGGATGAAGAGCGACCTCCCGAAGGTTTTGCTTCCTGCCCTTGACCAGCCGGTTCTTTTTTACGTCCTCCGTGTTCTCGAACGGCTCGGGGCCGCCGGATCGGTGAACGCCTCGGCGGTCGTGGTGGGGCACAAGGGGGAGATGGTCAGGGACTATCTTTCCGATGAGTGGCCCGGAACGGTCCCCATCTGGCAGCACCAGCAGCTCGGCACGGGCCATGCCGTCCAGATCGCCAAGGAGTGGTGGGCCGGTTTCGACCATCTGCTCGTCCTTCCGGGGGATGTTCCCCTGCTCACCGAAGCCGCCCTCGCCCGCCTGGTGGAGGACCACAAAAAGGAAGGGGCGGACTGTTCGTTCATCAGCTTCCGCGCCCTCAACCCCTACGGTTACGGAAGGGTCGTCCGGTCGGAGAACGGGGTGTCCATAGTGGAAGAGAAGGACGCCTCGGAGGAGCAGAAGCTCCTCTCGGAAGTCAACAGCGGCGTCTACATTTTCAGGGTCTCCTCCCTTCTTCCCCATATTTACCGTCTTGACAACGAAAACGCCCAGGGAGAATACTATCTTCCCGACATCATCGCCATGATGGTTCGGGACGGCATGATCGTCCGCCCCGTGAATTCGGGAAGCGAGGACGAGTTCCGGGGCATCAACACCCCCCGGCAGCTTGCCGAGGCGGTTTCCCTGATCCGGGAGGCCGTAGTGGAAGCCCATCTCGCGGCGGGCGTCAGGATGCTGGACCCGTCGTCGGTGTGGATCGGCCCCAGGGTGACCATCGCGGAGGACGTTTCCGTGGACCCCTTCGTGCAGATCTGGGGCCGTACGTCCATCGGCAGGGGCAGCCGCATCGGCGGTTTTTCCGTCCTCAGGAACATGACCCTGGGGTGCGGGGCCGAGGTGGTGAGCCACGCCGTCCTCAGCGACAGCACCCTTGGGGACGGTGTGAAGGTCGGGCCCTTCATCGTTATCCGGGACGGGTCGGTGTTCGCCGAAAAAGCCCAGGGGGGCAAGTTCGTTGAAATCAAGAAATCCCGCATCGGCAGGGGGAGCAAGGTGCCCCATCTCGCCTACATGGGGGATGCCGCGGTGGGCGAGGAGACCAACATCGGCGCGGGGACCATCACCTGCAACTACGACGGGGTGAAAAAGAACCCCACGGTGATCGGCGACCGGTGCTTCGTGGGCAGCGACACCATGCTTGTGGCGCCGGTGACCCTGGGAGACGGCGCTACAACGGCGGCGGG